In Syntrophales bacterium, a single window of DNA contains:
- the fliI gene encoding flagellar protein export ATPase FliI, protein MRLDLSRLRQRMDSIQPIRVYGKISEIVGLVVEGHGPAVSIGEVCTIHSGPDQAVHAEVVGFRQGKVLLMPLEGMQGLSPGCQIQSLGRKASVWVGSSLLGRVIDGLGNPMDVGGPIEGTDSYPLYADPINPLLRGRIREPMDLGVRVVNGLFTCGKGQRLGIFAGSGVGKSVLLGMIARSTEADVNVIGLIGERGREVREFLEKNLGREGLERSVVVVATSDRHPLIRMRAASLATSIAEYFRDQGKNVLLMIDSLTRYAMAQREIGLSVGEPPATKGYTPSVFSMLPKLLERCGPVEGKGCITGLYTILVEGDDFNEPVSDAARSILDGHITLTRTLASRNHYPAVDVLQSISRVMIDVTDDQHRKCAGELQNIVATYRKAEDLINIGAYVKGSNPEIDRSIAMIDRVNAYLCQGMDEKIDFARARHELLTLLAA, encoded by the coding sequence GTGAGGCTTGACCTGTCCCGTCTCAGGCAGCGAATGGATTCCATCCAGCCCATCCGGGTCTACGGAAAGATCAGCGAGATCGTCGGCCTGGTCGTGGAGGGACACGGCCCCGCCGTCTCCATCGGCGAGGTCTGCACCATCCATTCCGGTCCGGACCAGGCTGTCCATGCCGAGGTGGTGGGATTCCGGCAGGGGAAGGTCCTTTTGATGCCGCTGGAGGGAATGCAGGGACTCAGCCCCGGCTGCCAGATCCAGTCGCTGGGCCGCAAGGCCTCCGTCTGGGTCGGCAGCAGCCTGCTGGGTCGCGTGATCGACGGCCTGGGCAACCCCATGGACGTGGGGGGGCCCATCGAGGGTACCGACTCCTATCCGCTCTATGCGGACCCCATCAACCCCCTCCTGCGGGGACGGATCCGGGAGCCCATGGATCTGGGCGTCCGGGTTGTCAACGGCCTGTTCACCTGCGGGAAGGGCCAGCGGCTCGGGATCTTCGCCGGATCGGGCGTGGGCAAGAGCGTCCTTCTGGGAATGATCGCCCGGAGCACCGAGGCGGACGTCAACGTAATCGGGCTGATCGGCGAGCGGGGGCGGGAAGTGCGCGAATTCCTGGAGAAGAACCTGGGCCGGGAAGGACTGGAACGGTCCGTCGTCGTGGTGGCGACCTCCGACCGGCATCCCCTGATCCGCATGCGGGCCGCCTCCCTGGCCACATCCATCGCCGAGTATTTCCGGGACCAGGGGAAAAACGTCCTGCTCATGATCGATTCCCTCACCCGGTATGCCATGGCTCAGCGGGAGATCGGGCTTTCGGTGGGCGAGCCGCCCGCCACGAAGGGATACACGCCCTCGGTGTTCAGCATGCTGCCCAAGCTCCTGGAGCGGTGCGGCCCCGTGGAGGGGAAAGGTTGCATCACCGGCCTGTACACGATCCTCGTGGAGGGGGACGATTTCAACGAGCCCGTCTCCGACGCGGCGCGCTCCATCCTGGACGGGCACATCACGCTCACCAGGACCCTGGCGAGCCGCAACCATTATCCCGCGGTGGACGTTCTGCAGAGCATCAGCCGCGTGATGATCGACGTGACGGACGACCAGCATCGCAAGTGTGCCGGGGAGCTGCAGAACATCGTTGCGACCTATCGGAAGGCGGAGGACCTGATCAACATCGGGGCCTACGTGAAGGGCAGCAACCCGGAGATCGACCGCTCCATCGCCATGATCGACCGGGTCAACGCCTACCTGTGCCAGGGAATGGATGAAAAAATCGATTTTGCCCGGGCGCGGCACGAGCTTCTGACCCTGCTGGCAGCCTGA
- the fliJ gene encoding flagellar export protein FliJ: MTPFPLQTVLDVRKRQEERSLMEFAEEVRRLKEEKERLGGLERQVGEALGRLRELQEKTVEVMEMEMHLVHIRNCRRLVREQQSLVEQQEDEVQARRDRLVEAMRERKVMEALRDRHDSEQKKEEETREQAAMDERAVIGSRRKKT, encoded by the coding sequence ATGACGCCGTTTCCGCTCCAGACCGTTCTCGATGTCCGCAAGCGCCAGGAAGAGCGCTCCCTGATGGAATTCGCGGAAGAGGTGCGGCGCCTGAAGGAGGAAAAAGAGCGGCTCGGCGGGCTGGAGAGACAGGTGGGCGAAGCCCTGGGCCGGCTCCGGGAGCTTCAGGAGAAGACGGTCGAGGTCATGGAGATGGAGATGCACCTCGTTCATATCCGGAATTGCCGCCGCCTGGTCCGGGAGCAGCAATCCCTGGTGGAGCAGCAGGAAGACGAGGTGCAGGCAAGGCGGGATCGGCTTGTGGAGGCAATGAGGGAGCGGAAGGTCATGGAAGCCCTTCGGGACCGTCATGACTCCGAGCAGAAGAAGGAAGAGGAGACGCGTGAGCAGGCCGCCATGGATGAGCGGGCCGTCATCGGCTCCCGGAGGAAGAAAACATGA